A window of Platichthys flesus chromosome 23, fPlaFle2.1, whole genome shotgun sequence contains these coding sequences:
- the LOC133948616 gene encoding aldo-keto reductase family 1 member D1-like has translation MRMNLTAESHSVPLSDGNSIPLMGLGTYGDPRTTPKGTAYESVKVAIDIGYRHFDGALVYFNEHEVGQAIRDKIADGTVKREDIFYCGKLWNTFHPPELVRPALERTLKTLQLDYVDLYIVEMPTAFKPGETFYPKDDSGKYIYHETDLCATWEALEACKDAGLVKSLGVSNYNKRQLELIMNKPGLKHKPVSNQVECHPYFTQPKLLEYCREKDIVIVGYSPLGTSRDSSWVNLKCPPLLEDELLVSVAKKYNKTTAQVALRFNAQRGVVVIPKSFNAARIKENFQIFDFSLTEAEMKAIEGLNKDIRFVELLMWADHPEYPFHDEY, from the exons ATGAGAATGAACCTCACAGCTGAGAGCCACTCCGTTCCTCTAAGTGATGGGAACAGCATACCCTTGATGGGACTGGGGACATATGGAGACCCTCGCACG ACGCCTAAAGGAACTGCATATGAATCCGTTAAAGTGGCCATTGACATCGGGTACCGGCACTTCGATGGGGCTTTGGTCTATTTCAACGAACATGAGGTGGGACAAGCGATAAGGGACAAAATTGCAGATGGAACCGTGAAGAGAGAAGACATCTTCTACTGTGGGaag TTGTGGAACACATTCCATCCTCCTGAATTAGTGCGACCTGCACTTGAGCGAACATTGAAGACGTTACAGCTGGACTATGTTGACCTCTATATAGTGGAAATGCCGACTGCCTTCAAG CCAGGGGAGACATTCTACCCCAAAGATGACAGTGGGAAATATATCTATCATGAGACTGACCTCTGTGCAACATGGGAG GCTTTGGAGGCTTGCAAAGACGCCGGGCTTGTGAAATCTCTTGGAGTATCCAACTATAACAAGCGACAGCTGGAGCTGATAATGAACAAACCTGGGCTGAAGCACAAACCAGTCTCGAACCAG GTTGAATGCCATCCCTATTTCACTCAGCCAAAGTTGCTTGAATACTGCCGTGAGAAGGATATTGTCATTGTGGGATACAGCCCCTTGGGGACATCCAGAGATTCATCCTG GGTGAACCTTAAATGCCCGCCGCTGTTGGAAGATGAGCTGCTGGTATCGGTTGCCAAAAAGTACAACAAGACCACAGCCCAGGTGGCCCTGAGATTCAACGCGCAGAGAGGAGTGGTGGTCATCCCGAAGAGCTTCAACGCCGCTCGCATCAAGGAGAACTTCCAG ATATTTGACTTCTCTCTGACGGAGGCGGAGATGAAGGCGATTGAGGGGTTGAACAAGGATATCCGTTTCGTGGAGCTCCTCAT GTGGGCAGATCATCCAGAGTATCCGTTCCATGATGAATACTAG